A single genomic interval of Psychroserpens sp. NJDZ02 harbors:
- the obgE gene encoding GTPase ObgE, with protein MTEGNFVDYVKMHVSSGNGGKGSVHLHREKFITKGGPDGGDGGRGGHVILRGNSNLWTLLHLKFKRHVKAGHGGHGSKSRSSGADGEDMYMDVPLGTVVRDTETDEILFEITDEGEEVIVAEGGKGGLGNWNFRSSTNQTPRYAQPGLPLVEHFITLELKVLADVGLVGFPNAGKSTLLSVVTSAKPKIADYEFTTLKPNLGIVEYRDFQTFVMADIPGIIEGAAEGKGLGYYFLRHIERNSILLFLIPADAPDINAQYEILLDELRRYNPEMLDKDRMIAISKSDMLDDELKAEMKEELDKVLPIPYQFISSVAQQGLTELKDSLWKMLN; from the coding sequence ATGACTGAGGGAAATTTTGTAGACTACGTAAAAATGCACGTCTCTTCTGGGAACGGAGGAAAAGGATCTGTGCATTTACACCGCGAAAAATTTATTACAAAAGGAGGACCAGATGGAGGAGATGGTGGACGTGGAGGACACGTTATTTTAAGAGGGAACTCTAATCTTTGGACACTATTACATCTTAAATTTAAGCGACACGTCAAAGCTGGACACGGTGGACACGGAAGTAAAAGTAGAAGTTCTGGAGCTGATGGAGAAGATATGTACATGGACGTGCCTTTAGGTACTGTTGTAAGAGATACTGAGACGGACGAAATTCTTTTTGAAATTACTGATGAAGGGGAAGAGGTTATCGTTGCAGAAGGTGGAAAAGGAGGTCTAGGAAACTGGAATTTTAGAAGTTCGACAAACCAAACGCCACGTTATGCACAACCAGGTTTGCCTTTGGTAGAGCATTTTATTACTTTAGAACTTAAAGTTTTGGCAGATGTTGGATTAGTTGGTTTCCCTAATGCAGGAAAATCTACACTTTTATCTGTGGTGACCTCAGCAAAACCGAAAATTGCAGATTACGAGTTTACGACGCTTAAGCCAAATTTAGGTATTGTAGAATACAGAGATTTTCAAACTTTTGTAATGGCTGATATACCAGGTATTATTGAAGGTGCGGCGGAAGGAAAAGGATTAGGGTATTATTTTTTACGTCATATAGAACGTAATTCGATTTTACTATTCTTAATACCAGCAGATGCGCCAGATATTAATGCACAGTATGAGATCTTGTTAGATGAATTAAGACGTTATAATCCAGAAATGTTAGACAAAGATCGCATGATTGCTATCTCAAAGTCAGACATGTTGGATGATGAACTTAAAGCTGAAATGAAAGAAGAATTAGATAAAGTATTACCAATACCTTATCAGTTTATATCTAGTGTTGCACAACAGGGGTTAACCGAGTTGAAAGATTCGCTTTGGAAAATGTTGAATTAA